The nucleotide sequence AAAAAATATTTAAAGGGATCAAAGGATGGTTCAATTAAAACTTGAAATTGATGTTAAAATATAGATAAAAAGACTCCTCCAAAACATAGTTTTGGAGGAGTCTTTTGCTTCTAATCAAATTCTTTAAAAGCAATTATTTTTCTATTTTTTAATATTCTGATAAACATAAATACTCTCTCTTGCATAGATTCATATGTATCTTCCTCTGTTTCCAAAAGAATATTAATGATATCATATATTGTATTTTTTCCATCGATATTCTCCCAGACTAAACTACCTAATCCATCCAATTCCAAAGTACTGGTATTAGATTTTTTAGTCATCCACCTCAAAGTTTTTTGAAGAAAACTAGTATGGGTAAAGACAAGATGGATGTTTCCATCCTGCCTTTTACAATCCAAATGAAGTTTTACAGGGACAATATCTAGAAAATTTTCTTCATTTTTTTTCATTTTAACTCCTTATTCTAAGTGTAACTTATTAATTTTCTTATTCAGGTAATTGTTCATCCGAAGCTTTTCCAGAAACTACTTGAGCATAGATCCAAATAGCTAATGCCGCAAAGATTACAAACCCTACAGTAGAATTTGTAGTGATAGCTCCAAATTTGGCACCGAATGCTGATAAGTCTTTTCCTAAAGTGATAAATACTGCTAATAATATCCCAATTAAAGCATCTCCAGCAACTAATCCAGAAGATAATAAGATACCTTTCTCTATTCTTCCTTTTTGCTCTGTTTTGTTTTTCTTAAATTTCATCTCAACAACTTCTCTTACCAATGCTCCAGTTAAGATAGCAGCTGATAATTGAATTGGTAAGTATAATCCTAAAGCGATAGGTAAGATAGATAAACCTAAGAAGTTAATAACTATACCGATAACTACACCGATGATAACCAATGTCCAAGGGATCTCTCCTGTCATAACACCTTCAGATAACATTCTCATTAATCCAGCTTGAGGTGCAGGAACGTCTACTGATCCTAGTCCAAAAGCTTTATGTAACATAAGTACTACTCCACCAGCTGCAAATGCTGCTACTACTAATCCAGCAAACATTGACCATTCGATTTTCTTTGGTGTTCCACCTATTAAGTATGTATGTTTTAAACTTTGTGCTACTCCACCAGAAGTTGAAATAGATACACAAACTACACCGGCAGCTATAATAGCCATGATTTTTCCTAATTCAGGGTTTACACCAGTTGCTTTGATAACTGATGCGATTACTAATAATGAAGCGATAGTCATTCCAGATACAGGGTTATTTGATGCACCCATGATTCCTGTCATTCTTGCAGATACTACACCGAAGAAGAATGAGAAGAATATTACTAAGAATG is from Psychrilyobacter atlanticus DSM 19335 and encodes:
- a CDS encoding PqqD family protein encodes the protein MKKNEENFLDIVPVKLHLDCKRQDGNIHLVFTHTSFLQKTLRWMTKKSNTSTLELDGLGSLVWENIDGKNTIYDIINILLETEEDTYESMQERVFMFIRILKNRKIIAFKEFD